ttgttcatttatgtatgtttgttattttattatataggcattgcaagttgatttttatttaaattttataaacagaaaattacctaaaaatttcaaataatcttttattaagttataaaagaagtacaaaaaaaatgatgatagtttatagtaacaataagttttattatgttgattaatttataatttttattaattattttgtttaaatttttgtgaATAGGATGTTATtaacatgatttatttttatttatacatctagtttttacttaattttagtttgttatattataggtatttagttaatttttatttaaattgtttgttacAAGGagttatctaaaaaataaataataaactgtttagtccaaaaaatgttttaaaaattaatgattatgtcAAGAAAAcacagtatttattaaatgtgatCTTTCAGCATTTCCTAACTGATGAATGGGCAAAGTTGGTATCTCTTGAAGTAATTCAATATCAATTACATGATTATCAAATTCTGGAGGTATCTCATCTTTTTCTTTtagaagaaaattataaagaacTGCCGTAGCAACGATAGTAGCCATAGTAGTACTTAGTTTTGTACGAACTCCAACTGCTAGAACAGGAAATCTTCTCTTTAAAACCCCAAACAATCTTTCCACCACATTCCTTGAACCAATTTGAGCTTTCTACgatatcaaaacaaataatagtttttttaaaaaaaaaagcagtgGCGGTAGGCATAGCAGTAGCCATGTAGATacctatagactatagttgtaagttataaattagaaCACTTTTAGGTAAAAGCACAGAATAGATTGAATGTAAAAGTAAATCAAACTTAACCTGACCACACAAAATAGGAGGTCTAAATTAAAGTGTGGCAATTGCTAGcgtttaaatgtattcaaaatatacttgATATTTGCGTTCTGCGTCAGTTCTTGGATTCAATAAAGGAGTTAGGAGATAATTTCGACAAGGATAACCTCCATCACCAAGCAAATAAGAATTTCCAaactcattattttcaaattttgctcgtataaaactattatcaaaaatagtaCTATCGTGGACAGATCCAGGCCATCTAAATAGAAATAGGAAAGTAACAAATAACTGAATTAtggatgattattttaatgaagttaaaaaaaattttaatatacctcgCTACAAtatccaatatttttaaattgctatCACATATTGCTTGGACATTGAAAGAGAAATACTCTTTACGATTACGGAACTGCTCGCCGATATCACTTTTAGGTGATTGTATTCTGATATGCGAACAATCTAGTGCACCAATAACACGAGGAAATTGATGTAATCTAAAAAATCCTAACTGGACTTTTTGTTGCTCTGCAACATTACTAGGGAATTGGATAAAGTGTGGACGTAATCGAGCAATTTCTATGGACACTGTTTTAATAACTCTACAAACAGTAGATTTATGAACCTGAATATGATCACCTAACAccatctataattaaaaattgtaggtactgtatttcttatttataaattatacaatttttgtttctaaaaaatacTTGGAATGCTCCAGTTGCATAGTAACGCAAAGCAATCAAAAGTTGAAGTACAGGTGATAGAGATGAACTTCTATTTGTCTTATGTTTAATAGAGTCACCGATCATATGCAAAAGTATCATAAATGTTTCTTTCGACAATCTATTAACAGCGAATgacacaattaattaaaaaactataaaactcaACAAAATGAGAACACAaaagacttaaaaaaatttaaacctaAAGCGATACTTGAAGTCCAAGTCGTCATAGTCCTGCAACGGATTAGACCTATCCCTAAACAGCCTTGGTCTTggaagatttattaaaatttgaagaatCATATCTTCATCAGAATCATCAGACGACGATGACGAAGACAttgcaattaattatttaaattaaaaattttttgaaacaataaacaatatggaatttaataaaattattaattaatgttgaaaaacttgaaaataatttaacaaataaatagataacaataattttaagtgataacatattttaaattaaatgataaggAATCTTTTAAACAGTTCTGCAAATTTTACAGACCCGAATTCAGACCTATAACTTATCGAACTGATAACGGTTTATCGGTCTTTTATTTATCGATTTTACAGaacggttttatttttacagaacCGATAACGACTTATCGGTTCTGTAAATTTTCATGCAACCGGGCATGAGGATAATAGACTATAACCTACTCAAGAGCACTTTGTAAATGACTATAAGTCTAAAAACATTGAATGATTATGAACCAGATTTATAGTCTGATCCAGTGGTGTGATATGTGATCACGCCATATTTCACTTTGAtcacagatattttttatagattaggtaaaaatatgatcacgctatattaaactttgactacagtaattttttatagaataggtTAAACTATGATCACGCCATATTACAACGCTACcacagttattttatagattaggtAAAACTATGATCACACCATATGATACCACAACCTTACAAATCTGTATATAAGTGATCAGTAGACATTGATTATAGTTAGTGTTAAATCTCAACATTGTCTATAGATTTTATGTTTCGTCGTTTCATACCGTAATATATCCGTTTGCTACAAGTCGATAACAAaccaagtaatataatttgatccggtaaatatttttaaacaatcttttatattaaaaatttaacttttactgattatcatttttatttaaggtatatttaaatatatatatatataaaataatatgtcgtaCTATACTAATGTATCTGCAGACGAAAGCTCTTCAAATGATGatctaagtacctatacctatttgtttatgtatgtgtgtgtatgatattattatattaatatattattattaaataatagaatgaaAGAAGTATACCATCAACACTATCATCTTCTTTAAAACCGGTAAAAAAtgcagaataaaaaaagaaaaaatgatactgaaccaaaagttaaaatgtctAAGGCAGGAAAGGTAATAATTtgcattgtattatttttttaaatattacacacacacacacacacacacacacacacacacacacacacaccacaccaCACcacacatacatttttaaaataaatatatatgaatgtatagCTGCGAACAGAATCAATAGAGACGTACAAGAATGCCTTAACTAGTGTAGTATGTCACTAATAGataatgaacattttagtCTACAAATATTTCCACAagctgattttatttttttagcatctattaatttttttttattagctgtATAATACGACTGACCcaaatttctttttctttttgatgCCTCTTTTTGTGAACCAAAACTATgcctttttttacttttaagaaGAACAACGTCATCTTCAATTTGATCAGAATTAGAATTATGgtgtagaatattattttcaataatatgagTCAACACAGGAGTTTGATCAGAAATATTAGCTAACAAATTTACTTCATCATTATCTGTTGCattgttgattataataatgttgtcattattatgattttcataATCAGAACATTGATTAGGAATATTATCTTGAAATACATTGCCAAAGTCAGAGTTGTCAATTTCctcaatcaaaatattattatttgaagttattgaattaatattaatttgatttccCACATTATGACTTTCTATTGCTCCATCATTTATTTCACCAAAAACTATATTACCTACATCTGAAATTTTCCATAGATCTATATTTTGCTCTTCTCCCACTAATTTGCATGGTGTAAGTGTATGGTAAGATTTTGGTGATGATGGGGGTATATTTTGAGGGTCTTGTAACCATGCCTCTACTTTTTCAACCTTaaagtaattacattttattattaataccttgTTGTAATacctagtatttaatattaattataatttattaagtttaaaatgtgttattaggGGAAGTCACtctcaataaatatacaatttaagaaCATTTCTGACAACCATGTATAAAAACTTGTATCATGGTACTTtctttttagatatttaatatttattctttgctcaaatgacttaaaattttagtacctacctattatatacaacatttaatttattacataatttacacttacaaaaaacaaatgttatttttttttaaatacattgcatttaaaattgtaaagaacatgatatgtatttgaatctaattttatttaataataatatcagaggctcaaaataatttattataatacattaatacataaataatgatacattttatacatcagAAAATGTACTTACTGTATTTGGTAGCtcatagttaattataaatgatggtATTTTCTCTGATCTCTTGAAatttatactgttattttaCTCCTAcagatcaataataattataaaaatgtgctAGGtactttttatctatttagtttagtaattaaaatatattaggtataacttaCTTGTGGGCAACTTTGGCCAAGTTTGACTATACGTTTAGCTctactacttataataatatacgatttatacaattaaatactatttaaattaataatcaattattcatataataaaacatagaaattagaaaagaagaaatataatatttgtattaaaaataaaatgttattttaatcgaataattgaaaaaacaagattttttattagcagATATTAATCGTTACTAGCGTGTACActgtatactaaaattattattagtggttataaattattaaaaagattatataatcttttttaataataaaaaaaaaataaagacataGATCACAGTAAATATCAAGATATTGATAGTACTAAAACCAATGATGGTATTAtgtctcataatattattgtaattataatatctgatTCATGCTATTTAtaggatttaaaaaatttaattctcgAAATTGAAGATAAGGATACGTATACGTCGTATATTACGTACTAGGTCCAAGTCACTAACTACAAATTACCCAGACACCcagttgtaaaaaaacaatgtgtcgttttactgtaaataatattgtgtcgaATGAATCAGGAATAGTGTCAcaactcaaaaaataaaattaattttgagttGTGACACTATTCTTGCACGAAAGTAATTAATTCGTTCAGCAAGAATAATGGCATATTACAGTTTTTAAGTCAGTTTGAgtgaaataacatattttaatcacataaactaaaataaagagcagagaattttatattagaatcAATGAAAATCcgaaaaacaacaattttgagTTGTGTCACTATTCTTTCAGCAGTGCGATATAAACATGAACTTAtgattattatctatacaatcGCTTGTCAGAACTAATCGattgattttatcataataaaaccCTGTTCCTGTAGGCTGTATTCCTATTTGATGTTTCTCAGGTTTCTCTAGGTACTCgtttttcatgattttattactgcgatttaaataattttatgtacattttcttatattaaaaatatacctattataatgccGGTGTGTGAGTTTTTTGGGTGTTACAGTGGTGgtagcaaaaaaaaaggtttaccAAAATAtccaaaagttattttacataGGTTTCCAAAAGATCCAAAATTAAGAATTCTATGGCAAAATAAAATCCTACCAGGTCATCAGAATTTAaggcaaattaattttaattcaagtaAATTTAAGTAACTACATAGTTACAtagttaaatatgaaaattggtttttacCATTATTACATTGATTACCAAAAACCTACGatttttgtattgaattaCCAAATAAACTTTCTGTATAAGAGACCTGCATAGTATATTCATTCAGGCTTACTattgcaattaattttattttattggtaatttaaattattttttttactggaaatataattttaataaaataacaaaaaatatttagtaataaatgttgtatgttttataaataatttgtattttagctGTAGTTTGCTCGTTGCATTTTGCTCCATaccattataatcataatgataTAGGTGCACTCAATTTAAAATCAGACGCTGTACCATTATAGTAAGCATTACAtggttttacttattatattatagagaaataaactgttaataatatttaattttttaagttcttcTGGTTTTGATGAAAACATTGAATGTGGTACAAATGGATGTGATATGGGTACCGAAGATGGGATAGATGAAATAGTtatgaagtaattttttaatttcttataatataatcaatattgaagtttttctaatttttttatacctacctaacttGTTTTGTTTAAGTCCAGTCCAATTGTGTGTTCATCACAAGAGAGGTCTACTACTCCAGCGTTATTACCATAAAAGACTACAGCTGGAACATTTTCtaagtaactatttttttttagtctaaattgaattgtattattaagatCGGGATCCCTTTTTTTCCAGAATTAATATTtgcaattgatttttttttttaaagaaaaaatattagtgtgccaatttatttgttattattttcagtgaATCTGTACCTAATTCAATCGACCCAGTAATTAGACGTCCTAAGAGATGcagtgttaaattatttggatTTGATGATAGTTGCGATCTGGGAGTAAAGCCACTTATCGATAATGATAATGCTGAACTTGAAAAAGATGAATTAATTCTTAAGTAATGTATTGATATTGTTGATTTTAGTTGATTCTTCTGAAGCCTTTTGTGAACAAGACAATTCATCTCTACTATGCTCAATTGATAAAACCTGTTCATTATTTATGTagggttattaaaataaaacctacTAGATAGTATGaacatgttttacattttgagGATCTACAATGTAATATGAAgcactatattttttactctttcatattttaaattcagtaaattcagctttaatttttttttatatatactatatctttttttcttatgGTACCGAGGACCGGAGAAGGAACTATGTTTCCAATACTTTTCCTCCGGCCcctatcatttattaaaacaaatcaaatacaacaataattagcAGTGGTTGGCCAATCTCCCACTCACTACTATTAAAActcataatttaactattatataatatggtacattatatatatatatatatatatatatatatatatgtataactctAATTCGtagtataatgaaataaactaaatatgttttatttatttatttaaaattaatacaacagATGTAATAGAAtgctaaaaatgttttgtatcagtactagttttaatatttgtttttttttatttgtatgacactaaataaaataattctttatatgttttttacacTGTGTTtacataacttatttatacctattcagTTCTAAGTACATTTTGaacaagttaaatattattttatttagattgaaTAATGAGATAGAGAATTGTAAAAAAGACAATCATGATTTAgaacaatatatttctttGGAAAATTCCCGTTTTGAAATtcggtttttttaaattctctcaaaatattttacaccaaCTCAGGTTAATATGTTTCTTTACCCTACAAAAAAAGTGTACCGGTGGACACCTGAAGATATTTCAAGTGCCATTACATTAAGGAGTGTTTCTCCTAAGGCATACCGATATTTGAgagtcaaaaaaaattttccgcTACCAGgttaataaaaatggtttagtttcttacttaaattttaaattgatttacatatttacatataacataaagaataatattttaaaggccTGTCTACGCTAAGAACGTGGACTGCAAGATTTTGTATTGAAGATGGAATACTTTTTAGTGTTCTATCCTTAATGAAAGcaaaaggtaataatatattaacttaagtattttataatgataaattattcgttttttctttactgattaaaattcttaatgtgttaatattaaaatacacaccattttaatattttaactgaattacttaatacattttttaaggaGAATTCATGAATGAAACTGAAAAATTATCAGTTATATGTTTCGATGAAACCTTTATATCAAATAGAATATGTTTCGATAAGAAACATGAACGTGTTATTGGACCTCACAAATGTATTCAAACTGTTGTTGTTCGtggtaaatataacatttcaatatttcatcataaataaatgatcatatatttttattactaagatactatacattttatttgtttaatagggTTGGTTAATAATTGGAAACAGCCAATATATTATGGCTATGATCAAAAAATGACAAAAGAGTtactattacaaattatagaaCAATTGCATAATATTGGGTTTAATGTGATTTCTATCGTTAGTGACATGGGTTCAACTAACATGAGATtatggaataatttaaatatatctgtaGATAATACATCATTTGAACATCCTATTACCAAAAATCAATTGTATGTCTTTGCAGATGTACCACATTTGCTTAAATTAGCAAGGAATCATTTACTTGATAAGTatgaagttaatttttaagtcagtaaatttaatcattaaatatctaaacgctaatattttattcagagGTTTTATTCTTCCTAATGGTAAATACATtgggaaaaatatatttgaagaaTTAATAAACCTTAACTCTGGACATGACTATAAATTAGCTCATAAAGTTACTAGTCGCCATTTATTGGTTGAGGGAACAGGTCGGATGAATGTGAAACTAGCTGCTCAGTTGCTTTCAAATACTGTAGCTAAAGCAATAACATTTTGTGAAGACAGGGgagatttaaatacatataactgGAGAGATGTGAACAATGTTTTCTTTGTGGATTAAGGGAAAGCTTAAGCTCATACATAGaatagtataagtattatcatactatacactaaatactaaattagtttgcttacatatttaatgtttataatatgaaataggctgaaaatatcatttcattatttaatcaatggtttgatttattatatactcaaaATAAGTATGATAAAGGGGTAGAGAGTTATGGCCTTAATGAACAAACTCAAAACGAgctaattgaaaaaatgaacaatttcATTAAACATATGCGAGTTCATGGCAAAAAATCACTACTTCCTTTCCAAAagggtaatattttttcttataatttatacctaatagtttataattaattatatatttttatttgttaacccTGCTATTATCCATTATACTTGAAGGAATTTTAGTTAGCAACATATCCCTCAAAAATTTGATGAaagacataaaaaatttacatggaGTTCAATATATCTTAACAAGAAAGCTAAATCaagatattttagaaaacttGTTTAGCTTTTTAAAGGGAATGGCCGGGAGTTCCAGTAACAATATAACCGTTTTAGATTACTGgtaaatacttacataattattagtataagtatataagtataagtaacaaatttaagtaaaaatataggtataattatgaCATCTATGATACTTTTGATAATACTCTATGATAACTAttactattgtatatattatagcttgcgatggtatatattgtgtaaacaCTCAGATTTAGTGTTCACTGAAAACACCAAACTGAAGGTAGTCTTGAAACCAGTCTGTTAACTTTAGATGATCATGAGTGTTTAACTTCACAAATACATACAACATCCttcagaatttgaaaatacagCTGTAGTAGAAGGACAATTAGGCACAATGAAAACAGTTGTTTCAACATCAAATTTTGATCTCCTTAAACAGTTTGAggcatacattaaaaattcatagttttaaaatacaattataaaatttacctcATTCTTTTCAGATGGAATCTGAAGAACCATTCAGTGGATTGGAGAAATAATGTGCTCAATATGTTGCTGTCTATGTAGCTAATCgtttttcatgtaaatatcCACATTTGATCAGCCACACTGATAATAGCCAGCAATCAAACAATTGGACACAAAGCATTTCAAAAGGCAATCTAAAAATGTCTTTATATAGCCTCGAAAAAGCGATTGAACAACTAGAAATAGACTTCAATGCGTTTCATGGAGACAGCCTTTTGAAaacatctaatataataaaaaatttaagtgatgtattagcaaaaaatattaagcattTAAACATACCAGTTGAAGTCGTCCAATGTCTAGTTCGAACTAGGACTTACATaaggttaaataatttaaacaaagaaattctaaataaacaatttaaacgatgtaataaacataaaatacaaaaatgtattaaataggtaacttCTCGcgtaatatttttggtatgtAACCGTACatgataactaataaaaaaaatttacagcCAAATATTTAAGGTATACTGTGTACATCTAGGTTTTGGAGTCGATGTTTGCGAGCCAATAGAAGTATTAACTtaacatattaacattttttttttaaatttgtgagTAACTGAGTATCCACACCACtgacaattaataacaatcacttgacataatacaaattttgtcatgaacaataattattactacatattatatctaatttggtacaaatatttaaatattatacaaaattgaaaactcGATGATAACGATAAGTCGATAAATGATAACTTGGaaatatcaagtataatatatacgaccaATGAGAGATGGAGAACGTAATACACGGTAAAAAGTGTGGGTACTTCCCGAGGATATGCACAACACAAAGTTGCtgacatacctatatattttttcatgattGTAGCTAGGATTGTAGttatctcatattatattatattatatattattatctacaatcTTGGTTTACACAAAAAggaataccataatattatgtagtttgtATAGTACACGGAATTAGatataatcacatattattttaatattgttgtaatgaTAGTGGTGCTGTGCCGCACTATCAatcaacagttttattttatcttagaaTGTTCGTATTTGTTCGTATTGTAGTAATCCGaccatattactttatttttattacctttgaGCTGATACTGTTtgcaataatttcatatatccaatttatagatctagtattatattcttgttaTATGAATTCGtagaattaaaatacgtatattatttatattatttatagatctagttatatgaatttttagaAAGCTAATACGCATTCAATAATCGTGTCTTAGTAAACACGAAACTTGTGTTCCGGTTTACCATGACACACACGTATATTCTGGGACTACGTCCatgattagttttatataaaaagggTTGTGACttgtggtagtattaagaTTCAGACATAGTTAAGCCTCAAGTACGCATGGACCGGTGGCGTTGTTCTATACTTAACAACACATCGGGCTagtcgttaatattattattttactctgtctcagttaataaataacttgattttcaaacttataaCAAACGAGTTGtttatttactacaaattTCTTACGCTCTCCGAAGAAGATAGACGACAAAGTGGACTTCGTCGTTAAATCGTGTTGAGCCATCTTCACCATGACCGGCTCACTACAGTATTGTGAAAATTTTATGACGGGA
This genomic stretch from Aphis gossypii isolate Hap1 unplaced genomic scaffold, ASM2018417v2 Contig00251, whole genome shotgun sequence harbors:
- the LOC126553480 gene encoding putative nuclease HARBI1 translates to MSSSSSSDDSDEDMILQILINLPRPRLFRDRSNPLQDYDDLDFKLSKETFMILLHMIGDSIKHKTNRSSSLSPVLQLLIALRYYATGAFQMVLGDHIQVHKSTVCRVIKTVSIEIARLRPHFIQFPSNVAEQQKVQLGFFRLHQFPRVIGALDCSHIRIQSPKSDIGEQFRNRKEYFSFNVQAICDSNLKILDIVARWPGSVHDSTIFDNSFIRAKFENNEFGNSYLLGDGGYPCRNYLLTPLLNPRTDAERKYQKAQIGSRNVVERLFGVLKRRFPVLAVGVRTKLSTTMATIVATAVLYNFLLKEKDEIPPEFDNHVIDIELLQEIPTLPIHQLGNAERSHLINTVFS